A single genomic interval of Zobellia nedashkovskayae harbors:
- a CDS encoding transketolase: MKTTKNEHLQMAKLDELQDIVVQTRRDILRMVHKVNSGHPGGSLGCTEFLVALYNEAMDLKEGFDMDGIGEDLFFLSNGHISPVFYSVLARKGYFPVEELNTFRLLNSRLQGHPTTHEGLPGIRVASGSLGQGMSVAIGAALGKKLNGDDKLVYSLHGDGELQEGQNWEAIMYAAGNKVDNLISTIDRNGQQIDGPTEEILPLGNLKEKFEVFGWDVLEVAEGNNLEAIINALKEAKSRTGKGKPVCIILDTMMGNGVDFMMHTHAWHGKAPSDEQLENALGQNPETLGDY, translated from the coding sequence TTGAAAACTACTAAAAACGAACATTTACAAATGGCAAAATTAGACGAACTACAAGATATCGTAGTACAGACCCGAAGGGACATTCTACGTATGGTACATAAAGTAAATTCAGGCCACCCAGGAGGTTCTTTGGGTTGTACTGAATTTTTGGTCGCGCTTTATAATGAAGCAATGGATCTAAAAGAAGGTTTTGATATGGACGGTATAGGCGAAGACCTTTTCTTCCTTTCAAACGGTCACATATCACCTGTATTTTACAGTGTTTTAGCCAGAAAAGGCTATTTTCCAGTAGAAGAATTAAACACTTTCCGTTTATTGAATTCTCGCCTACAAGGGCACCCAACTACACATGAAGGCCTACCTGGTATTCGTGTAGCTTCTGGTTCATTGGGCCAAGGAATGTCTGTAGCAATAGGTGCTGCATTAGGCAAAAAATTGAACGGAGATGACAAATTAGTATACAGTCTTCACGGCGATGGCGAACTTCAAGAAGGCCAAAACTGGGAAGCTATTATGTATGCTGCCGGTAATAAAGTAGATAACCTAATTTCTACTATTGACAGAAACGGGCAACAAATTGACGGTCCTACTGAAGAAATACTTCCGTTAGGAAACCTAAAAGAAAAATTCGAAGTTTTTGGATGGGATGTTTTAGAAGTTGCAGAAGGAAATAATCTTGAAGCAATAATCAACGCACTTAAAGAAGCCAAAAGCAGAACAGGTAAAGGAAAACCTGTATGTATCATTTTAGATACAATGATGGGTAACGGTGTAGATTTTATGATGCATACACACGCATGGCACGGTAAAGCGCCTAGCGATGAGCAACTGGAAAATGCTTTAGGGCAGAATCCTGAAACTTTAGGTGATTATTAA
- a CDS encoding RNA-binding S4 domain-containing protein produces MRIDKYLWSTRYFKTRNIASTACKKGQVRINEQVAKPSREVYPMDKIIVRKDQINLELTVLDIPKSRVGAKLVPIYRTDTTPKEAFEHNELLKQAKQHYRKQGTGRPTKKDRRDIEDYLDDPDSASDDLKSIE; encoded by the coding sequence ATGCGAATTGATAAGTACTTGTGGAGTACCCGCTACTTTAAGACCCGAAACATTGCTTCTACGGCCTGTAAAAAAGGTCAGGTTAGAATTAATGAACAAGTAGCCAAACCGTCCAGAGAAGTGTATCCAATGGATAAAATTATCGTAAGAAAGGATCAGATAAATCTTGAGCTTACGGTTTTAGACATTCCAAAAAGCAGAGTGGGCGCCAAATTGGTCCCTATTTATAGAACGGATACCACTCCAAAAGAAGCTTTTGAACATAATGAGCTTCTTAAACAAGCTAAGCAACACTACCGAAAACAAGGAACAGGTAGACCTACCAAAAAAGACCGCCGTGACATTGAAGACTATTTAGATGATCCAGATTCAGCGTCAGACGATTTGAAGAGCATAGAATAA
- a CDS encoding DMT family transporter, with product MGAQLKNYLHLHFIVFIWGFTAVLGKLITLDAMPLVWYRMLIAAILIFFYLFAKRYSLKVSRKMLLALIGAGIVIALHWVTFFLAIKVSNVSIALATMSTGAFFTAIIEPFWYKRKMIWYEILFGVIVMLGLYLIFKVDTQYLYGIVLALVSAFLSALFSLINGKLIQKERPSVISFYELLSGVVLLTIFLAFQGSFNAEFFHLSSDDIFYLFILASICTAYAFIASVKILKYISPYTVMLTINLEPVYGIILAYFILGDSEKMNPLFYVGGGIILMTVLANGIMKNKRRFKKPFKR from the coding sequence ATGGGGGCACAGCTAAAAAACTACCTGCACTTACATTTCATAGTTTTCATTTGGGGCTTTACAGCCGTTTTAGGCAAGTTAATAACCCTAGACGCAATGCCTCTGGTCTGGTATCGTATGCTTATAGCTGCGATACTTATATTCTTCTATCTGTTTGCTAAAAGGTATTCCTTAAAAGTATCACGTAAAATGCTACTGGCCTTAATAGGAGCGGGAATAGTAATTGCGCTACATTGGGTCACTTTCTTTTTGGCTATAAAAGTTTCTAATGTATCCATTGCATTAGCTACCATGTCTACAGGGGCATTTTTTACTGCAATTATAGAGCCCTTTTGGTATAAGCGAAAAATGATTTGGTACGAAATTCTGTTCGGAGTTATAGTTATGTTGGGGCTTTATTTGATTTTTAAAGTGGATACGCAGTATCTGTATGGTATTGTTTTGGCCCTTGTTTCCGCGTTTCTTTCAGCACTTTTTTCATTAATTAACGGTAAGCTTATTCAGAAAGAAAGGCCATCCGTAATCTCTTTCTACGAGTTATTGAGCGGGGTAGTACTATTAACTATTTTTCTAGCTTTTCAGGGGAGCTTTAACGCAGAGTTTTTTCATTTGTCATCAGATGATATATTTTATCTATTTATATTAGCATCCATCTGTACGGCTTATGCTTTTATTGCATCGGTAAAAATATTAAAGTATATCAGTCCTTATACAGTAATGCTTACAATCAATCTAGAGCCTGTGTACGGGATAATTTTGGCATATTTTATCTTGGGTGATTCAGAGAAAATGAATCCCTTATTTTATGTAGGTGGTGGCATCATCCTAATGACGGTTCTTGCCAACGGAATAATGAAAAATAAGAGAAGGTTTAAAAAACCCTTCAAGAGATAA
- a CDS encoding LptF/LptG family permease: protein MLTILDKYILKRYLITFSVMILLFIPIGIMAHLAEQIGKMQANEAPLDEILVYFGNFTIYIGSLLFPIFLFLSVIFFTSKLASNTEIVAILSSGVSYSRFLRPYIIGASIIAVLMFFMGMFIVPNASKGFNEFKYKYLKKGKQDRVTNNIFTQLNANDFIYVSSFDPARQIGYNFTFERFNEKNELDFKISAANIRYVDKDSMYRLTTYKKRQLINDTALVETKRRLDTVFSFQIGDLTPVSYAAETKNIFELNRFIKDQRLKGASNINAYVLVKYKRWALPITAFILTIIAVAVSSVKRRGGMGINLAFGIIVAFVFVFFDKVFGTLAEQSGFSPLMAVLIPNTIFGILAVVLLQKAKR from the coding sequence GTGTTAACAATACTGGATAAATACATATTAAAGAGATATCTAATCACTTTTTCAGTGATGATATTGCTATTTATTCCCATTGGTATCATGGCGCATTTGGCCGAGCAAATAGGAAAAATGCAGGCCAATGAGGCCCCTTTAGATGAAATATTGGTCTATTTTGGGAATTTTACCATTTACATAGGCAGTCTGCTGTTTCCTATTTTTCTTTTTCTATCCGTTATTTTTTTTACTTCTAAACTAGCCAGTAATACAGAGATTGTTGCTATTCTAAGTTCTGGGGTTTCTTATTCTAGGTTTTTACGGCCTTATATTATAGGGGCATCTATCATTGCCGTTCTTATGTTTTTCATGGGGATGTTCATTGTTCCCAATGCTAGCAAGGGCTTTAATGAGTTTAAGTACAAATATCTTAAAAAGGGGAAACAAGACCGGGTTACCAACAACATTTTTACGCAACTAAATGCCAACGATTTTATCTACGTAAGTAGTTTTGACCCTGCAAGACAGATTGGTTACAATTTTACTTTTGAAAGGTTTAATGAGAAAAATGAACTGGATTTTAAGATTTCGGCAGCTAATATTAGGTATGTAGATAAGGACAGTATGTACCGTTTAACTACCTATAAGAAACGACAATTAATCAATGATACGGCTCTGGTAGAAACCAAACGCCGTCTTGATACGGTTTTTTCTTTTCAAATAGGAGATCTTACTCCTGTGTCTTATGCAGCGGAAACCAAAAATATCTTTGAGCTCAACCGTTTTATAAAAGACCAAAGACTAAAGGGAGCGTCTAATATCAATGCTTATGTATTGGTGAAATACAAACGTTGGGCATTACCTATAACCGCTTTTATCTTGACTATCATAGCTGTGGCCGTTTCTTCTGTAAAAAGGCGTGGAGGAATGGGTATTAATCTTGCCTTTGGTATTATAGTGGCCTTTGTCTTTGTTTTCTTCGATAAAGTTTTTGGTACACTTGCGGAGCAATCTGGTTTTTCTCCACTCATGGCCGTGCTTATTCCTAATACTATTTTTGGTATACTTGCTGTAGTTTTATTACAGAAGGCAAAACGATAA
- a CDS encoding porin family protein: protein MRKTLLTAVFALVSIAAFSQKDLVEIGVKAGLNYSANGDYFESIGDAAKDPDRKMGYHVGLFGKIGLNRIYFRPELVYTKTKSDYSGDDFDISKLDMPLLVGVKVIGPLRVFAGPSFQYILDTEFDGISIDDVENNFSVGANIGAGVDLGKLGIDIRYERGFNSNEASFINTNITELGPSRVDTRPDQLIVSLSLTL, encoded by the coding sequence ATGAGAAAAACACTCCTTACAGCAGTTTTTGCTTTAGTAAGCATTGCTGCATTTTCGCAGAAAGATTTGGTAGAAATTGGTGTAAAAGCTGGTTTAAACTACAGCGCTAATGGCGACTATTTTGAATCCATAGGCGATGCCGCTAAAGATCCTGACCGAAAAATGGGCTACCATGTAGGCCTCTTCGGGAAGATTGGCTTAAACCGTATTTACTTTAGACCTGAATTGGTGTATACCAAAACTAAGTCTGATTATAGCGGTGATGATTTTGACATCAGCAAATTGGATATGCCTTTATTAGTAGGCGTTAAAGTAATTGGTCCGTTACGAGTTTTTGCGGGTCCTTCGTTTCAATATATTCTTGATACTGAGTTTGACGGTATCTCTATAGATGATGTTGAAAACAACTTTAGTGTAGGTGCCAATATAGGTGCTGGAGTAGATCTAGGTAAACTAGGTATTGATATTAGATACGAAAGAGGCTTTAACAGTAACGAAGCTAGCTTTATTAATACTAATATTACTGAGTTGGGTCCAAGTCGCGTAGATACGAGACCAGACCAACTAATCGTAAGTTTGTCTTTGACGTTATAA
- a CDS encoding transketolase family protein, translating into MTKYIDQGKNDTRSGYGEAMTELGRTNPNVVALCADLIGSLKIQPFIDENPERFFQIGIAEANMMGIAAGLTIGGKIPFASTFANFATGRVYDQIRQSIAYSGKNVKICASHAGVTLGEDGATHQILEDIGMMKMLPGMTVINPCDFNQTKAATLAIAEHEGPVYLRFGRPKVANFTPVDQKFEIGKALMLSEGTDVTIIATGHLVWEALIAAERLEEQGISAEVINFHTIKPFDEEALLKSVEKTGCVVSAEEHNFLGGLGESVARTLTVHNPVPQEFVATQDTFGESGTPEQLMEKYGLNNKAIEKAVLKVLKRK; encoded by the coding sequence ATGACAAAATATATAGATCAAGGAAAAAATGATACTAGAAGTGGCTACGGAGAAGCCATGACAGAGTTGGGAAGAACCAACCCTAATGTCGTAGCCCTTTGTGCTGATTTAATTGGATCATTAAAAATTCAACCTTTTATTGATGAGAATCCAGAGCGATTCTTTCAAATAGGTATTGCCGAGGCCAATATGATGGGTATTGCTGCCGGTCTTACTATTGGAGGTAAAATTCCTTTTGCAAGTACCTTTGCAAACTTTGCTACAGGTAGAGTTTATGACCAAATTCGCCAATCTATTGCTTACTCTGGTAAAAATGTTAAGATATGTGCATCTCACGCAGGCGTAACCCTTGGTGAAGATGGAGCTACACACCAGATTTTAGAAGACATAGGTATGATGAAAATGCTTCCTGGCATGACTGTTATAAACCCTTGTGATTTTAACCAGACTAAAGCCGCTACATTGGCAATAGCTGAACATGAAGGCCCTGTTTACTTACGTTTTGGGAGACCAAAAGTAGCTAACTTCACCCCTGTTGATCAAAAGTTTGAAATTGGCAAAGCCCTTATGCTTAGTGAAGGTACAGATGTTACTATCATTGCTACAGGACATTTGGTTTGGGAGGCTTTAATAGCTGCCGAAAGATTAGAGGAACAAGGTATCTCTGCAGAGGTAATCAACTTTCACACCATCAAACCTTTTGATGAGGAAGCGTTATTAAAATCTGTTGAAAAAACAGGTTGTGTTGTATCTGCTGAAGAACATAATTTCTTAGGAGGACTTGGCGAAAGTGTTGCTAGAACCCTTACCGTTCATAATCCCGTACCACAAGAGTTTGTTGCAACGCAAGATACTTTTGGTGAAAGCGGAACTCCAGAACAACTTATGGAGAAATACGGACTAAACAATAAAGCTATTGAAAAGGCCGTTTTAAAGGTATTGAAAAGGAAATAA
- the tgt gene encoding tRNA guanosine(34) transglycosylase Tgt, translating to MKFNLHHTDPKSKARAGTMVTDHGAIETPIFMPVGTVGSVKSVHQRELKEDINPDIILGNTYHLFLRPKTEIIKKAGGLHKFMGWDRNILTDSGGYQVYSLSGNRKIKEEGVKFKSHIDGSMHLFTPENVMEIQRVIGADIIMAFDECTPYPCDYRYAERSMHMTHRWLERCITHLEKTPFEYDYSQTFFPIVQGSTYTDLRKRSAEYIAGVGAEGNAIGGLSVGEPAEEMYAMTEVVCEILPEDKPRYLMGVGTPINILENIALGIDMFDCVMPTRNARNGMLFTAHGTINIKNKKWEDDFSPVDEMGITFVDLEYSKAYLRHLFIAKEYLGKQIATIHNLGFYLWLTREARKHILAGDFTEWKDRMVKQMDKRL from the coding sequence TTGAAATTTAACTTACACCACACAGACCCTAAGAGTAAAGCCCGTGCCGGAACAATGGTTACCGATCATGGAGCTATAGAAACCCCTATATTCATGCCTGTTGGAACCGTTGGTTCCGTAAAAAGTGTGCATCAGCGCGAATTAAAAGAGGATATAAACCCAGATATTATTTTGGGGAACACCTATCATCTTTTTCTTAGGCCTAAAACAGAAATTATAAAGAAGGCAGGTGGCCTACATAAATTTATGGGGTGGGATAGAAATATTCTAACAGATAGTGGAGGGTACCAAGTATACTCTCTTTCTGGAAACCGTAAAATTAAAGAAGAAGGTGTAAAATTTAAATCGCACATAGATGGTTCTATGCATCTTTTTACGCCAGAAAATGTAATGGAAATTCAGCGTGTTATTGGTGCTGATATCATTATGGCTTTTGACGAATGTACACCGTACCCATGCGATTATCGATATGCGGAACGGTCAATGCACATGACGCATAGATGGTTAGAACGTTGCATTACACATTTGGAAAAGACCCCTTTTGAATATGATTATTCACAAACGTTTTTTCCTATAGTACAAGGTTCTACCTATACTGACTTAAGAAAACGTTCGGCAGAATATATTGCTGGAGTAGGTGCTGAAGGTAACGCCATTGGCGGTCTATCTGTTGGTGAACCTGCAGAAGAAATGTACGCAATGACAGAAGTGGTTTGCGAAATTTTACCAGAAGACAAGCCAAGGTACTTAATGGGAGTAGGTACTCCCATTAATATTCTTGAGAACATTGCTTTGGGAATTGATATGTTTGATTGTGTGATGCCTACGCGGAACGCCAGAAATGGAATGTTATTTACCGCTCATGGCACCATCAACATAAAAAATAAGAAGTGGGAGGATGATTTTTCTCCTGTAGATGAAATGGGCATTACGTTTGTAGACCTTGAATATTCAAAGGCGTATTTGCGTCATTTGTTTATTGCTAAAGAATATTTGGGCAAGCAGATAGCTACGATTCATAACCTGGGATTTTATCTTTGGTTGACTCGTGAAGCTCGAAAGCATATTTTAGCGGGAGATTTCACAGAGTGGAAAGACCGTATGGTGAAGCAAATGGATAAAAGATTGTAG
- a CDS encoding FKBP-type peptidyl-prolyl cis-trans isomerase codes for MKLNRIVALLALVVVLGSCNNDDGGTTIEPPQPLSGILAEDEAEIQEYLKTHYYNYEEFENPSEDFDYKIEVMEIGEGDADKRTLLVDAVPVQVDVPSSHFLISGEEETVTHTMYFLNARPGVGETLTVADSAFVRYSGNLIDGTVFDDSNEDNPIWFDLAILQAPSTSTFTGTAARGFSEGASLLKGGAPAVINDDGTYSVDGYGVGMFIFPSGLGYYNIERTSIPAYSPLIFKMDMYAVNQTDHDGDGIPSIEEDTNGDGYLFNDDADEDGLPDYLDASDD; via the coding sequence ATGAAATTGAATCGAATAGTTGCCTTATTGGCGTTAGTAGTTGTATTAGGGTCTTGTAATAATGATGATGGGGGTACTACTATTGAGCCGCCACAACCTTTAAGTGGTATATTGGCGGAAGATGAAGCGGAGATTCAAGAGTATCTTAAAACACATTATTACAATTACGAAGAGTTTGAAAATCCGTCGGAAGATTTTGATTACAAAATTGAGGTGATGGAAATAGGAGAAGGGGATGCTGATAAAAGGACGCTTTTGGTAGATGCTGTTCCAGTCCAAGTAGATGTACCTTCAAGCCATTTTTTGATTTCAGGTGAAGAAGAAACGGTTACGCATACCATGTACTTCCTAAATGCCAGACCTGGTGTAGGTGAAACCTTAACCGTTGCGGATTCTGCTTTTGTTCGATATTCAGGAAATCTTATTGATGGAACTGTTTTTGATGATAGTAATGAGGATAATCCTATTTGGTTTGATTTGGCCATTTTACAAGCTCCATCTACTTCAACGTTTACAGGTACAGCTGCAAGGGGTTTTTCAGAAGGAGCTTCCCTGTTAAAAGGAGGGGCGCCAGCAGTTATTAATGATGATGGAACGTACTCGGTTGATGGTTATGGTGTTGGTATGTTTATTTTTCCATCTGGATTAGGATATTATAACATCGAAAGAACATCCATACCTGCTTACAGTCCACTTATATTTAAAATGGATATGTATGCTGTTAATCAGACGGATCATGATGGAGATGGTATTCCATCAATAGAAGAAGACACCAATGGTGATGGTTATTTGTTTAATGACGACGCAGATGAAGATGGTCTTCCAGATTATTTGGATGCTAGTGATGACTAA